The following are encoded in a window of Flavobacterium psychrotrophum genomic DNA:
- a CDS encoding hybrid sensor histidine kinase/response regulator transcription factor: MNFIKIIRLSFYCSMLLFISLLHGQRYPVTFYDISNGLSNNSVLTMHQDMNGFMWIGTYDGLNRYDGYEFKVYRNRLGDTSSLISNNVYCVSGDAENNLWIGTSSGGCVLDQVTDVFKPLEFLVGNKPQAIIGNVHQIKSFGSYGMLVGTQQSGLIMYDGKSFLGKQIPLVTDKKPVYNYDVLAVQPVPGKSYGWIFVRNLGLCRFDVTKGNLIPVYASNLRANCMITDSTGKLWIGADEGLLFYDTAAKVISQNFLPRLNVVNLLADGNKLMIASDGGGLFVLPQGAKQAVPYSNENKETVVKSNAVYCLYKDRAANKWIGTLRGGISTIGATPTYFSTIKYKGTDPNNLTENFILSFCEDEKNNLWIGTDGAGLRYWDRKSNSYNHYSKAEGSKYKLTSNFVTGLVRDTQNRIWISTWAGGVNRIDPATGRTEYFNCYNPVTGQTEQNIWLVYKDSHNDIWASATNEGALYRFNIKANRFDLFDAKINNLQCLTETADGKLWGGNYTSLYSIDTNKRKHEVYEIGYPVRAVLEDSKHRLWVGTQEGGLLLFDRKTKKYKRFSTTDGLPGNTILRLIEDKNGDLWMSTYNGLSRFDADTNLFMNFSANDGLQSNQFSFNAGLKLSTGEILFGGIRGFNSFRPELIKDTKPGSNILLSGLSINNNPVEKKTEFVTEKHKGQIHGIKLPFDQTTLSIDFVEPDFKNSDKVTYAYYLEGWDEHWNYVNHSRRANYTRLLEGDYTFKVKTKNINGTWNTPTALLHITVLPPWYRSWWAYMLYAALVAGAIYSYIRYNKNREQMRYKVKLAQMESNKEKELAEKQIEMFTYISHEFRTPLSLIINPLQRAIKKPDSNPDLPNDLAVAHRNARRLLSLVDQLLLFRKAKSDADVLKISAININQLCNEVYQCFVSQAKDRKITYSFEMPDQNIEIIGDYEKIEISLFNLMSNAFKYTPPGGTIGLLLSQTDKEIEIAISDTGKGIPEGELQAIFEKFRQASAHVSVGTGFGIGLYIVKYFTEKHKGRVSCTSEPGKGSRFVLNFLKGYDHFEDIQISEATPKMSELVEELLADNLDEITVEETGPDEELNKKILTDKRSILVIDDNPDIRSYLIRMFSEAYVVYSAENGEDGLKLTKQHMPDLVVSDITMEVMDGLELCRKIKGSDELSHIPVILLTASQNTETHLQGINDGADDYIMKPFDDNILLARVDALMRSRSNLRKYFLDSITLKENTQKVPAEYQDFLKKCITIIEAGFDDPDFSIKSFAIQMGMSHRTLYTKIKIISGQTLNAFIRSVKLRRAALIMLTENINIAQASALVGFEDQKYFRQQFVKLFGMTPSEYIKKYKSSFNSDLNIIK; this comes from the coding sequence ATGAATTTCATAAAAATAATAAGGCTATCGTTTTACTGCTCAATGCTTCTTTTTATATCATTGTTGCACGGGCAGCGCTATCCTGTTACCTTTTATGATATAAGTAATGGCCTTTCTAATAACTCGGTGCTTACCATGCACCAGGATATGAACGGCTTTATGTGGATAGGCACTTATGATGGCTTAAACCGTTATGATGGTTATGAGTTTAAAGTGTACCGCAATCGTTTGGGTGATACCTCTTCGCTAATAAGTAATAATGTATATTGTGTGTCTGGCGATGCAGAAAACAATTTATGGATAGGTACGTCCAGCGGAGGCTGTGTACTCGACCAGGTTACTGATGTTTTTAAGCCATTAGAATTCTTAGTGGGTAATAAACCGCAGGCAATTATAGGAAACGTACACCAGATAAAAAGCTTTGGCAGTTATGGTATGTTGGTAGGTACGCAGCAAAGTGGCCTTATTATGTATGATGGCAAGTCGTTTTTAGGTAAACAGATACCGCTTGTTACAGATAAAAAACCAGTATATAATTATGATGTACTGGCTGTACAGCCGGTACCGGGCAAAAGTTATGGTTGGATTTTTGTGCGAAATTTAGGGTTGTGCAGGTTTGATGTTACCAAAGGTAATCTTATCCCGGTCTATGCATCTAACCTTAGAGCCAATTGCATGATAACAGACAGTACCGGAAAATTATGGATAGGGGCAGATGAAGGATTGCTTTTTTATGATACTGCTGCAAAGGTTATTTCTCAAAACTTTTTGCCCAGGCTAAATGTGGTTAACCTCCTTGCAGATGGCAATAAGCTAATGATAGCTTCAGACGGCGGAGGGTTGTTTGTACTACCACAAGGTGCAAAACAGGCAGTGCCATACAGCAATGAAAATAAAGAAACGGTGGTTAAAAGTAACGCCGTATACTGCCTTTATAAAGACCGCGCGGCAAATAAATGGATAGGAACCCTGAGGGGAGGTATAAGTACGATAGGCGCTACACCAACTTATTTTTCGACCATAAAATATAAAGGTACTGACCCAAATAATCTAACAGAGAATTTTATACTCTCATTTTGCGAAGACGAAAAAAATAACCTTTGGATAGGTACAGATGGTGCAGGCCTGCGCTACTGGGACAGGAAAAGCAACTCTTACAACCATTATTCAAAAGCAGAAGGTTCTAAATACAAGCTTACAAGCAATTTTGTAACCGGCCTGGTACGGGATACCCAAAACCGAATATGGATTTCTACCTGGGCAGGAGGGGTAAACCGCATTGACCCGGCTACCGGCCGCACAGAATATTTTAATTGCTATAACCCTGTTACGGGACAAACTGAGCAAAACATCTGGCTGGTTTATAAAGATTCTCACAACGATATCTGGGCAAGCGCAACTAACGAGGGCGCACTGTACCGCTTTAATATAAAAGCAAACCGTTTTGATTTATTTGATGCAAAAATAAATAACCTGCAATGCCTTACAGAAACTGCAGATGGTAAGCTCTGGGGCGGGAATTACACTTCGCTATACAGCATTGATACCAATAAGCGTAAACACGAGGTGTATGAAATAGGATATCCTGTACGGGCTGTGCTTGAAGACAGTAAGCACAGGCTTTGGGTAGGTACCCAGGAAGGAGGGCTGTTGCTTTTTGACCGTAAAACAAAAAAGTATAAAAGATTTTCTACTACAGATGGCCTGCCCGGCAATACAATCCTTCGCCTTATTGAAGATAAAAACGGCGACTTGTGGATGAGTACCTATAACGGACTTAGCCGTTTTGATGCCGACACTAATCTTTTCATGAATTTTTCGGCAAATGATGGCCTCCAGAGTAACCAGTTTAGTTTTAATGCAGGACTTAAACTTTCTACGGGAGAAATCCTCTTTGGCGGTATTAGGGGATTCAATAGTTTCAGGCCTGAGTTAATTAAAGATACAAAGCCGGGATCAAACATATTATTATCGGGGCTTTCTATAAACAACAACCCTGTAGAGAAGAAAACAGAGTTTGTTACAGAAAAGCATAAAGGGCAAATACACGGTATTAAGCTACCGTTTGATCAAACTACGCTGTCAATAGATTTTGTGGAGCCCGATTTTAAGAACAGCGATAAAGTAACCTATGCCTATTACCTTGAAGGATGGGACGAACACTGGAACTACGTTAACCACAGCCGCAGGGCTAACTACACGCGCCTTCTTGAAGGCGATTACACCTTTAAGGTGAAAACAAAAAATATAAACGGAACCTGGAATACACCTACGGCTTTGCTGCACATTACGGTATTGCCGCCGTGGTACAGGAGCTGGTGGGCGTATATGCTGTATGCGGCCCTTGTCGCAGGAGCCATATACTCTTACATCCGCTATAATAAAAACAGGGAACAGATGCGCTATAAGGTAAAACTTGCGCAAATGGAAAGTAATAAAGAAAAGGAACTTGCAGAAAAGCAGATCGAAATGTTTACCTACATATCGCATGAATTCCGTACACCTTTATCGCTTATTATCAATCCGCTGCAAAGGGCTATAAAAAAGCCCGATAGTAATCCTGATCTGCCTAATGACCTTGCTGTTGCACACCGCAATGCCCGCAGGCTATTGAGCCTTGTAGACCAGTTATTGCTTTTCCGTAAGGCTAAGAGCGATGCAGATGTGCTTAAGATTTCGGCCATCAACATCAACCAGCTGTGCAATGAGGTTTATCAATGCTTTGTAAGCCAGGCAAAAGACAGAAAAATTACTTACAGTTTTGAAATGCCGGATCAGAATATTGAAATTATTGGCGACTACGAAAAAATTGAGATATCGTTGTTTAACCTAATGTCTAATGCCTTTAAGTATACGCCTCCGGGCGGTACTATAGGCCTTTTACTTTCGCAGACAGATAAAGAAATTGAAATAGCAATATCAGATACCGGCAAAGGCATACCGGAAGGGGAGTTGCAGGCCATTTTCGAAAAATTCAGGCAGGCAAGTGCCCATGTATCTGTAGGTACCGGTTTTGGCATCGGGCTTTATATTGTAAAATATTTTACAGAGAAACACAAGGGCAGGGTATCCTGCACCAGCGAGCCGGGTAAAGGCAGCAGGTTTGTATTAAACTTTTTAAAGGGATATGATCATTTTGAAGATATTCAGATAAGTGAAGCTACCCCTAAAATGAGCGAACTTGTAGAAGAACTCCTGGCAGATAATCTGGATGAAATAACCGTAGAGGAAACCGGGCCGGATGAAGAACTTAATAAAAAGATACTGACAGACAAGAGATCAATACTGGTTATAGATGATAACCCTGATATTAGGAGCTACCTGATAAGGATGTTCTCTGAAGCCTATGTGGTATATAGTGCAGAGAATGGCGAAGATGGTTTAAAGCTTACAAAGCAGCATATGCCAGATCTTGTTGTAAGCGATATTACTATGGAGGTTATGGATGGGCTGGAGCTTTGCCGAAAAATTAAGGGTAGTGACGAACTGTCTCACATACCGGTAATATTATTAACGGCATCGCAAAATACCGAAACGCATTTACAGGGCATTAATGATGGGGCAGACGATTATATCATGAAACCTTTTGATGACAATATACTTCTGGCACGTGTAGATGCACTAATGCGCAGCAGGAGTAACCTGCGAAAATATTTTCTTGATAGCATTACCCTCAAAGAAAATACCCAGAAAGTGCCTGCAGAGTATCAGGACTTTTTAAAGAAATGTATCACGATTATCGAAGCCGGTTTTGATGATCCTGATTTTTCTATTAAATCATTTGCTATACAAATGGGCATGAGCCACCGTACGCTCTACACAAAAATAAAGATCATTTCAGGTCAGACCCTAAACGCTTTTATACGATCGGTAAAATTGCGCAGGGCAGCATTAATTATGCTAACCGAAAATATAAACATTGCCCAGGCAAGTGCCCTGGTAGGATTTGAAGACCAGAAATACTTTAGGCAACAATTTGTAAAACTATTTGGCATGACACCGTCAGAATATATTAAGAAATACAAAAGCTCTTTTAACAGCGACCTTAATATCATCAAATAA
- the rhaT gene encoding L-rhamnose/proton symporter RhaT, whose translation MYYFFGVIFHLTGGLAAGSFYLPYKKVKNWSWENYWIAGGLFSWIIVPFIAAALTIPNFINIITEHPQYLGWPVLFGLLWGVGGLTYGLGMRYLGMSLGNSVILGFSSAFGALLPPLYYDLVPQDGKVTVSQMLASAGGQMVLLGVLVCIAGIAVSGRAGILKERNIKNADTTNRGEFNLKKGLLLAILSGTLSSCFNYGIEAGRPLAALALEQGANPLFQNNITFLVVLWGGFTTNAVWCIYLFKKNKSFGAFSDSKKPLLKNYIFSALAGTTWFLQFFFYGMGESRLGNGAGSWILHMSTIIITGNLWGLYLKEWSSAGHKARVTMIGGVVILLLSVAIVGYGSSL comes from the coding sequence ATGTACTATTTTTTCGGAGTTATATTTCATTTAACCGGTGGCCTTGCTGCCGGAAGTTTCTACCTGCCATACAAAAAAGTTAAAAACTGGAGTTGGGAAAATTACTGGATCGCCGGCGGACTTTTCTCCTGGATCATCGTACCCTTTATCGCTGCTGCGCTTACCATACCAAATTTTATAAACATAATTACAGAGCATCCGCAATATCTTGGTTGGCCTGTTCTTTTTGGGTTATTATGGGGTGTGGGCGGCCTTACTTACGGGCTGGGTATGCGGTATCTGGGTATGTCTTTAGGTAACTCTGTTATATTAGGATTCAGCTCTGCGTTTGGGGCGTTGCTACCACCGCTATATTATGATTTAGTACCTCAGGATGGTAAGGTTACCGTTAGCCAGATGCTGGCTTCTGCCGGAGGGCAAATGGTTTTGCTGGGAGTACTGGTTTGTATTGCAGGCATAGCGGTTTCCGGCAGGGCAGGTATTTTAAAAGAACGTAACATTAAAAATGCCGATACTACCAATAGGGGAGAGTTCAATTTGAAGAAGGGGCTACTTTTGGCCATTTTATCAGGAACACTGAGCTCGTGCTTTAATTACGGTATAGAGGCTGGCCGACCTTTAGCAGCCTTGGCTTTAGAGCAGGGGGCTAATCCGCTGTTTCAAAATAATATTACGTTTTTAGTAGTATTGTGGGGTGGGTTTACTACAAATGCAGTTTGGTGTATTTACCTGTTTAAAAAGAACAAATCTTTTGGTGCATTTTCAGATAGCAAAAAACCGCTATTAAAAAACTATATATTTTCTGCACTTGCAGGTACAACGTGGTTCCTGCAATTTTTCTTCTATGGCATGGGCGAAAGCCGCCTGGGCAATGGGGCAGGCAGTTGGATATTGCATATGTCTACCATTATCATAACCGGCAACCTTTGGGGGCTGTACCTTAAAGAATGGTCTAGTGCAGGGCATAAGGCGCGGGTTACCATGATAGGCGGCGTTGTTATATTGCTGCTGTCAGTAGCCATTGTAGGTTATGGCAGTTCACTGTAG
- a CDS encoding alpha-L-rhamnosidase-related protein — protein sequence MTFTKPLSKFIVIMAALPLFMNAQDHYPAGQREKWLDIAKENTPKLIESIKRPVSPVKLAADAKAFQGYKAEPNGNVADVYQKSFKQQSGTVLDFGEHLTGYFTFTVKTLNSVQDAPLRFKLTFGEIPSEVAVPFDPYTGGLSRAWLQDETVTVIELPATITIPRRLSFRYVKIELLGSSPYFDFTISDAVLKATTSAKNTPAPLATATTDLINKIDAVGLTTLKECMQTVFEDGPKRDRRLWIGDVYLQAQANTYSFKQHDLTKRCLYLLAALSQEDGYLYSNIFEAPQPHAQERSPFLFDYALLYNVLLKDYLAATNDKQTAADLWPVAKRQMDNITTYLDANGVFDADKAVKNSWWLFVDWNDKLDRQAALQGVMIFSMKQTLELAKQLGKEKEVAQLPALITKMTAGALNKLYDKKQGVFISGTSKQVSYASQSWLILAGVVKQKEAQKILKTLQANATAVRPGGPYLYHYYVQALINSGLTADAKKVITDYWGGMVNKGADTFWEVYDPTNDELSPYNFFPINSYCHAWSCTPVYFIRKYPEIFQTK from the coding sequence ATGACTTTTACAAAACCTTTATCTAAGTTTATCGTTATCATGGCAGCATTACCCCTGTTCATGAACGCGCAGGACCATTACCCAGCAGGACAGCGCGAAAAATGGCTGGACATTGCCAAAGAAAATACGCCCAAATTAATAGAAAGCATAAAAAGACCTGTTAGTCCTGTAAAACTGGCGGCAGATGCCAAAGCTTTTCAGGGTTATAAAGCCGAACCAAATGGCAATGTTGCCGATGTATATCAAAAATCATTCAAGCAGCAGTCTGGTACCGTGCTCGATTTTGGCGAACACCTTACCGGTTACTTTACCTTTACCGTAAAAACATTGAACAGTGTGCAGGATGCGCCATTGCGCTTTAAACTTACTTTTGGAGAAATTCCATCTGAAGTTGCCGTGCCTTTTGACCCCTACACCGGAGGCCTGAGCCGCGCCTGGCTTCAGGATGAAACCGTAACCGTAATCGAGCTTCCCGCAACCATAACCATACCCCGCAGGCTTTCTTTCCGCTACGTTAAGATAGAACTACTGGGCAGTTCGCCATATTTCGACTTTACCATAAGCGATGCAGTTTTAAAAGCCACAACCTCAGCAAAAAACACACCTGCCCCTTTAGCTACGGCAACAACAGATCTTATCAATAAAATTGATGCCGTGGGTCTTACTACCCTTAAAGAATGTATGCAGACTGTTTTTGAAGACGGCCCTAAGCGCGACCGCAGGCTGTGGATAGGCGACGTGTATTTACAGGCCCAGGCCAATACTTATTCATTCAAGCAGCACGACCTTACTAAACGCTGCCTGTATTTATTAGCAGCCCTGTCTCAGGAAGATGGTTATTTGTATTCTAATATTTTTGAAGCTCCACAACCGCACGCACAGGAGCGTTCTCCGTTTTTATTTGATTATGCACTATTATATAATGTGCTTTTAAAAGATTACCTGGCTGCCACTAACGATAAACAAACTGCAGCCGACCTTTGGCCTGTAGCCAAACGCCAGATGGATAACATTACCACATACCTTGATGCTAATGGTGTTTTTGATGCTGATAAAGCCGTAAAAAACTCATGGTGGCTGTTTGTAGACTGGAACGATAAACTCGACCGACAGGCAGCGTTACAGGGTGTTATGATATTTAGCATGAAACAAACCCTGGAACTTGCAAAACAATTAGGCAAAGAGAAAGAAGTGGCACAGCTACCGGCGCTTATAACCAAAATGACAGCCGGGGCGCTTAACAAGCTGTATGATAAAAAACAAGGTGTATTTATTAGTGGTACATCTAAGCAGGTTTCTTATGCTTCTCAGTCATGGCTTATTTTAGCAGGAGTTGTAAAACAAAAAGAAGCGCAAAAAATACTTAAAACCCTTCAGGCAAATGCAACTGCTGTAAGACCCGGCGGCCCATACCTATATCATTATTACGTACAGGCTTTAATAAATAGTGGGCTTACTGCTGATGCTAAAAAAGTTATTACAGATTACTGGGGTGGCATGGTAAACAAAGGTGCCGATACTTTCTGGGAGGTTTATGACCCTACAAATGATGAACTTTCTCCATACAACTTTTTCCCTATAAACAGTTACTGTCACGCCTGGAGCTGTACTCCGGTTTACTTTATCCGTAAGTATCCTGAAATTTTCCAAACAAAATAA
- a CDS encoding alpha-hydroxy acid oxidase, which produces MQLKYNSNYPSVEDLINQAKRKIPRFAFEYLDGGCNEDVNLIKNTADIRDIELKPYYLSKHIKSEMKTELFGHTYDAPFGISPVGLQGLMWPNAPEILAKAAYEHNIPFILSTVTTASIERIAELTHGRAWYQLYHPAEAAVRDSIIQRAEDAQYPVLVVLSDVPTFGFRPRDIRNGLAMPPRMTLRNILQILGRPEWALKTLIHGQPAFETLKPYMEKGLNMAQLGQFMNRTFSGRVNEERIAPIRDKWKGKLVLKGVASEEDVQMAIRLGFDGVIVSNHGGRQLDAGQSAIASMHPIVEKYKNQIKVMMDSGIRSGVDVARTLACGADFTFLGRTFMYSVAALGNEGGNHAISLLKIQLQQVMEQVCCERTEDFPNHLIK; this is translated from the coding sequence ATGCAGTTAAAATATAACAGCAACTACCCATCGGTTGAAGACCTTATAAATCAGGCAAAGCGCAAAATACCGCGCTTTGCTTTTGAATACCTGGACGGTGGTTGCAATGAGGATGTAAACCTGATTAAGAATACCGCCGATATACGCGATATTGAATTAAAGCCTTATTACCTGTCTAAGCACATTAAGTCTGAAATGAAGACAGAACTGTTTGGGCATACCTATGACGCGCCATTTGGTATATCGCCGGTAGGCCTGCAGGGATTAATGTGGCCTAATGCGCCTGAAATTCTGGCAAAAGCGGCTTATGAGCATAACATCCCGTTTATATTGAGTACTGTTACCACTGCAAGCATAGAGCGCATAGCCGAACTTACCCACGGGCGTGCCTGGTATCAGCTCTATCATCCGGCAGAAGCGGCAGTACGCGACAGCATTATTCAACGTGCTGAAGATGCACAATATCCTGTACTTGTTGTATTGAGCGATGTGCCTACGTTTGGTTTCCGTCCGCGGGATATCCGTAACGGATTGGCAATGCCACCACGGATGACACTCAGGAATATACTCCAGATATTAGGAAGACCGGAATGGGCGCTTAAAACCCTGATACACGGCCAACCTGCTTTTGAAACCCTGAAGCCCTATATGGAAAAAGGACTGAACATGGCGCAACTGGGGCAGTTTATGAACCGCACATTCTCTGGCAGGGTAAACGAAGAACGTATTGCCCCAATACGGGATAAATGGAAGGGTAAACTGGTTCTAAAAGGTGTGGCAAGCGAAGAAGATGTACAAATGGCCATAAGGCTTGGTTTTGATGGCGTTATAGTTTCTAACCACGGGGGCAGGCAGCTCGATGCGGGGCAAAGTGCCATAGCGTCTATGCATCCTATTGTAGAAAAATATAAAAACCAGATAAAAGTAATGATGGATAGCGGCATCCGCTCCGGTGTTGATGTCGCACGTACCTTGGCCTGTGGAGCTGATTTTACTTTTTTAGGGCGCACGTTTATGTATAGTGTAGCCGCATTGGGCAATGAAGGTGGTAACCATGCCATTTCGCTGCTTAAAATACAATTGCAACAGGTAATGGAGCAGGTGTGTTGTGAAAGAACAGAAGATTTTCCTAACCACCTTATAAAGTAA
- a CDS encoding FGGY-family carbohydrate kinase, protein MVKVNAVFDIGKTNKKFFLFDDDYNEVHREYTDLPLTVDEDGFEAEDLDALRNWIEHTLDSILEHSDYDVKTLNFSSYGASLVHLDYKGKPLTPLYNYTKAIPEQITNQFYERYGDTLTIAAQTASPQSGMLNSGMQLYWLKYTKPEIFSRVKYSLHLPQYLSYLFTGIPVSEYTSIGCHTNLWDYDAEDYHSWVHAEGIDRILPPIVPTSASINTTYKDRKIKIGVGIHDSSSALLPYILSKKKPFLLLSTGTWSIALNPYNADSLTRQDVENNTLNYLRIDGRRVKASRFFMGNEYRVQVEMLTEHYNKEYGYHREVQFDRDIYLKLVEKPAVYFKFEGVNLKRLPQQTDLVPFATFEEAYHQLMIELMELQIDTINNAIGSSDIKTIYIDGGFTDNDVFMKLMSHHYSNFKVLSTHSPLGSALGAAMVISDRQVTSKFLKENYRMKKLVPLFFDV, encoded by the coding sequence ATGGTAAAAGTTAATGCCGTATTTGATATTGGCAAGACCAATAAAAAGTTTTTCCTCTTCGATGATGATTATAATGAGGTACACCGCGAGTATACTGACCTGCCCTTAACCGTTGATGAAGATGGCTTTGAGGCTGAAGACCTCGATGCGCTGCGCAACTGGATAGAGCATACACTGGACAGCATACTGGAACATTCGGATTATGACGTAAAAACATTGAATTTTTCATCATACGGGGCGAGCCTGGTACACCTTGATTATAAAGGCAAACCACTTACGCCCTTATACAATTATACAAAGGCTATACCTGAGCAGATTACAAACCAGTTCTATGAAAGGTATGGAGATACGCTGACTATTGCAGCCCAAACAGCATCGCCACAATCGGGTATGCTAAATTCGGGCATGCAGTTGTATTGGTTAAAATATACAAAGCCTGAAATATTTAGCCGTGTAAAATACAGCCTGCACCTGCCGCAATACCTCTCTTATTTATTTACGGGCATCCCTGTAAGCGAGTATACAAGCATAGGCTGCCATACTAACCTTTGGGATTATGATGCCGAAGATTATCATAGTTGGGTACACGCCGAAGGTATCGACAGGATACTGCCGCCTATAGTGCCCACATCGGCAAGCATTAATACAACTTATAAAGACAGAAAGATAAAAATAGGGGTGGGTATACACGACAGCTCGTCGGCATTGCTGCCGTATATTTTAAGCAAAAAAAAACCGTTCCTGCTGCTTAGCACAGGCACGTGGAGTATTGCGCTCAACCCCTATAATGCCGATAGCCTTACCCGGCAGGATGTAGAAAATAACACCCTTAATTATTTAAGGATAGATGGCAGGCGTGTAAAAGCTTCCCGCTTTTTTATGGGTAACGAGTACAGGGTACAGGTAGAAATGCTTACCGAGCATTACAATAAAGAATATGGCTACCACCGCGAGGTGCAGTTTGACCGTGATATTTATTTAAAGCTGGTAGAAAAGCCTGCGGTATATTTTAAGTTTGAAGGTGTAAATCTTAAAAGGTTGCCACAACAAACAGATCTGGTACCGTTTGCTACTTTTGAAGAAGCCTATCACCAGCTGATGATCGAACTTATGGAGTTGCAGATAGATACTATAAACAATGCCATAGGCAGCAGCGATATCAAAACCATTTATATTGATGGCGGATTTACTGATAATGATGTGTTTATGAAACTAATGTCGCACCATTACAGTAACTTTAAAGTACTTTCTACCCATTCGCCATTGGGGTCAGCTTTAGGAGCCGCCATGGTAATATCAGACAGGCAGGTAACCTCAAAATTCCTGAAAGAAAATTACAGGATGAAGAAACTGGTTCCGTTGTTTTTTGATGTCTGA
- a CDS encoding sugar isomerase, giving the protein MKITQQHIADLNKKEDTIFTAELDLIANRFAKKGIDVNSIINKVATFQVAIPSWALGAGGTRFGRFSYGGEPASLEQKLDDIGLLHALTQSAGAVSLHIPWDIPQDIKAIKEVAAGHGIVFDAMNSNTFQDQPGAKESYKFGSLSSTTTASRDYAIQHNIDVIKIGEQLGSKSLTVWLADGANFPGQRNFQTVLQHTEDSLKAIYAALPDAWKLFIEYKPYEPAFYSTVIQDWGTSFMLANACGNNAFTLVDLGHHLPNTNIEQIVATLMMKGKLGGFHFNDSKYGDDDITVGSIKPYALFLIFNELVYGMENNPQNPDLAWMIDASHNTKDPLEDLIQSLEAIRIAYTQALLVDQKALRQAQQDNDVVKCQEILQDAYRTDVRPILKAARQKAGGAIDPLAAYRSLGVRNELIKERGTNSKATGL; this is encoded by the coding sequence ATGAAGATTACACAACAGCACATAGCTGACCTTAATAAAAAAGAAGACACAATATTTACAGCTGAGCTTGATTTGATAGCCAACAGGTTTGCTAAAAAAGGTATAGATGTAAATAGTATTATAAATAAAGTAGCCACCTTTCAGGTGGCTATTCCAAGTTGGGCATTGGGTGCCGGTGGCACGCGTTTTGGGCGCTTCTCTTACGGAGGCGAACCTGCATCGTTAGAGCAAAAGCTTGATGATATAGGCCTGTTGCATGCACTTACACAGAGCGCAGGTGCAGTGTCGCTGCATATTCCATGGGATATCCCGCAGGATATAAAGGCTATAAAAGAAGTAGCTGCCGGGCACGGAATTGTATTTGATGCTATGAACTCTAATACCTTTCAGGATCAGCCGGGAGCAAAAGAGAGTTATAAATTTGGTTCATTAAGCAGCACTACAACCGCATCCCGCGATTATGCCATTCAGCACAATATAGATGTTATAAAAATAGGAGAGCAGCTTGGTTCTAAAAGCCTTACCGTTTGGCTTGCAGACGGGGCTAACTTCCCGGGGCAGCGCAATTTCCAGACGGTACTGCAACATACTGAAGACAGCCTTAAAGCCATTTATGCGGCATTGCCCGATGCCTGGAAGCTGTTTATAGAATACAAGCCTTATGAGCCTGCTTTTTACAGCACTGTTATACAGGACTGGGGCACATCATTTATGCTGGCTAATGCCTGTGGAAACAATGCCTTTACATTGGTAGACCTTGGGCATCATTTGCCAAATACTAACATAGAGCAGATTGTGGCTACCCTGATGATGAAGGGCAAGCTGGGTGGTTTCCACTTTAACGACAGCAAATATGGTGATGATGATATTACCGTAGGTTCTATCAAGCCGTATGCCTTGTTCCTTATTTTTAATGAACTGGTGTATGGTATGGAAAACAATCCACAAAACCCTGACCTTGCCTGGATGATCGATGCCAGCCATAATACTAAAGATCCGTTAGAAGACCTTATACAATCGCTTGAGGCCATACGTATTGCTTATACTCAGGCATTGCTGGTAGACCAAAAAGCGTTAAGGCAGGCGCAGCAGGATAACGATGTGGTAAAATGCCAGGAAATATTACAGGATGCTTACCGTACAGATGTAAGGCCGATACTAAAGGCAGCACGCCAAAAGGCCGGTGGTGCAATAGACCCGCTGGCAGCTTACAGATCTTTGGGTGTGCGCAATGAGTTGATTAAAGAAAGAGGGACAAATTCTAAGGCTACAGGCCTGTAA